The following nucleotide sequence is from Peribacillus sp. ACCC06369.
TGCAAATCCTTGTGCATATGAACAAATCTTGCTCATGTAAAGTGCTTTACGGATATTTTCAATCAAAGCCTTTTTGTCACCAGTAAATGATTCGGCTTTTGGACCGCGAAGGATTTTACTCGCTGCAACACGCTCGTCCTTGATTGCTGAAATAAACCGGGCAAATACGGATTCTGTAATGATTGGAAGCGGAACACCAAGATCAAGCGCACTTTGACTTGTCCATTTCCCTGTACCTTTTTGGCCAGCTTTATCTAAAATGACATCGACCATCGGCTTGCCAGTTTCTTCATCATATTTTTTGAAAATATCAGCAGTAATTTCTATTAAATAGCTATCAAGTTCCCCTTCATTCCATTCAGTAAAGACTTCATGGAATTCTTCAGCGGATAGTCCCAGAAGATTTTTCAAAAGGAAATAAGATTCGGAAATCAACTGCATGTCCCCGTATTCAATACCATTATGTACCATTTTCACATAATGACCTGCTCCATTAGGTCCGATATATGTACAGCAAGCATCACCATCGACCTTAGCTGAAATATCCTTCAAGATAGGTGCAACCAGTTCATATGCTTCTTTTTGACCTCCAGGCATGATGGATGGACCTGTCAGAGCTCCTTCTTCCCCTCCTGACACGCCTGTACCGATGAAATGGATGCCAAGCTGGCTTAATTCCTCATTACGGCGCTGAGTGTCTTTGAAGAAGGTATTCCCTCCATCAATAACGATATCACCTTTATCAAGTAACGGTTTTAACTGCTCGATTGTTGCATCTGTTGCAGCACCAGCTTTAACCATCAATAAAATTTTACGTGGCGTTTCCAAAGAATCGACGAATTCTTCAAGCGTATAAGTGGCTGTTACGTTTTTGCCTTCCGCTTCCTTCATCATTTCGTCCGTTTTTGACCCTGAGCGATTAAACACTGAAATCGAATATCCTCTGCTTTCAATATTAAATGCAAGGTTTTTGCCCATTACAGCTAGTCCGATAACGCCAATCTGTTGTTTTGTCATGATCATCTTTCCCTTCTCTATATCTTTACACAGCTTATACGCTATTCTTTGTCAAAAGAATCATCATGCCTTCTGGATTGCTCAAAGAAATCTTTGCTGAAGCTAGTGTCTATTCCAATCGAACGGTTCTTCAAGGGTAATCCCTTTTTAATAATATTTTCTCCGTACTTATTTTGCAAGTGTTCCATCGCTTCATACAGAGGTTCTTTTTCTGCATCCTCTTTAAAGGAGAAAATATCCAGTTGCTTGAAGGCCGACTCTTTTTCGATGACATCATAGGCAGTGACACCAAGAAGCCTGATTCCTTCCCCATTCCAATTTTTCATAAATAGTTCGGTAGCTACATCCAAAATATCCTTTTTTTCAAAAACTGGATTAGGAACCGTTCTGCTTCTCGTTATAGTGCGTCGGTCTTTATAACGGATCGTCACACCAATTTTTTGACCAAGCAGGCGTTTATTTTTTAAACGGACGGCTACCTTACCGGAAAGCTTTTCCAATACACCGATCAGTTCTTTTTGATTGGTGGTGTCATGTGGAAGAGTTGTCGAGTTCCCAATGCTTTTATGATCAAAAATCGCTTCGGGATCGACAACCCTCGGATCGTTTCCATTAGCCCTATCTTTCAAACGGATGCCATTGATCCCAAGAAGCTGTTTCAGTTGATGATCATTGGCGTGTGCAAGGTCCCCGATCGTCATTATGCCAATAGTATGAAGCTTTTCCGAGGTCTTATCCCCGATGCCATGCATTTCGCCGACTTGTAAAGGCCAGAGCTTTTCCGGAATATCCCTTTTCCTAAATACGGTGATTCCCATAGGCTTCTTCATATCTGAGGCAGTTTTGGCCAAAAATTTATTAGGGGCAATCCCGATGCTGCAAGGGAGATCCATCGTATTATAAATTCTTTCCTGAATGCTCTTGGCTATATCTAAAGGTGAACCCAATTCGGCGCATTCACTAATATCCAGATATCCCTCATCTATCGAAACCGGTTCAACCATCTCTGTATATTGCCTTAATACATCGAAAATAGCCAGTGATGCCTTTCGATAACGCTCGAAATTCGGTTTCTGGATGACTAATTGAGGACATAGTTTTTTCGCCTGCCAAATCGGCATGGTCGTTTTAACCCCGAACTTCCTTGCTTCATAACTGCAAGTGACGATTATGCCTCTTCTCTCTTCAACATTGCCTGCTATGGCAAGCGGTTTGCCTTTCAATGAAACATCATATGACATTTCCACTGAAGCATAGAAACTATTCATGTCTACATGGAGAATGACCCTGCCATTTTTGGGATACATGTCCTTCATGTTTGACCGTCACATCCTTGTAAAAATAAAAAACACCGGATAATAGGGTCAATAAAAAAAACCATTCCTTTTAAGATACCCCTATTTATCTTTGGTAATCACTGTAAAAGTGCTCCACTCCAAGAAAAACAGCCATCATGTCATTGATGACTGTACATATATTCCTGCAATACCTGAACTCCTTCAAAAGATGATACGAGTTTTTGCGGATCAATGATCGTAATCAAACGGCTACCCACATTGGCAACACCCTGCATATATTCAGTTTTTAGATTGCCTAATTAGCCTATCCGTTCAAAGGGTATATCCTTTAAATCAAGTATTTCACGGTCTGCCTGGACAATGGAGGGGATTCCACCTTTAATGTAATCCACCTCTGTTCATCTACCGATAGCTGATTTACCTGGATATAATACCTCATTCATATCATCAGTGGTTACAATTCATTCCTGACTTTGTCATGCCAGCAACAAATCCTGGAAAGTGGGAATCAAAGTAATGCATCATTTTTCTCGTCGGTAACCTGCTTCGATATATCCAGGAAATTCTTCCCCACTCCTGTCATTTTCCGGGTTGATTATTCCCCGGATACTTCTTTGATGATACTGACAACCATCTCAGCAAGCTTCGTTAATTCCTCAACTGGAATTCTTTCATTCGTAGTATGGATATCTTCATAGCCCACTGCGAGATTGACAGTAGGAATCCCAAAGCCTGCAATGACATTTGCATCGCTTCCGCCGCCGCTTTTAACCAACTCGCATGGACGGCCGATTTTCTCTGCTGCCTTTCTTGCGATTTCGACTACATGGTCACCAGCCCCATATTTAAAACCAGGATACATGACGTTAACTTCAACTTCGGCACGCCCGCCCATTTCAATAGCGGCAGTCTCGAATGCCTCTTTCATTCTCGCTACCTGTTTTTCCATTTTTTCAGGAATCAAGGATCTTGCTTCTGCAAGGATTTCAACATGGTCACAAACAATATTGGTTTGCTGTCCACCCTGGAAACGTCCGATGTTGGCTGTCGTTTCCTCATCGATTCGGCCTAATGGCATTCTAGAGATTGCTTTTGCAGCGATCGTAATAGCCGAAACTCCTTTTTCTGGAGCGACACCAGCGTGAGCGGTCTTGCCTAAAATTGTCGCAGACACTTTCGCCTGAGTAGGTGCAGCAACGACGATATTACCCACTTTTCCATCACTATCAAGTGCAAAACCGAATTTAGCCGTTACAAGGGAGCGATCCAATGCCTTTGCTCCAACCAAGCCAGATTCTTCACCGACTGTTATGATGAACTCGATTGTTCCATGCTCGATATTCTGTTCTTTCAACACTTTAAGCGTTTCTAACATGACCGCTAATCCAGCTTTGTCATCAGCCCCTAAAATGGTCGTTCCGTCTGACACTATGTATCCATCTTTGATGGAAGGCTTGATTCCGTTCCCAGGAACAACCGTGTCCATATGGGAGGTGAAATAAATGGTATCTACGCCTTCTTTCATTCCTTTTAAAGTACATACTAAATTGCCTGCACCATGACCGGTAACTGCTGTTGTATCATCTTCAAAAACCTCTACACCCAGTGCCCCGAATTTTTCTTTCAGCACTTTGGCGATGGCTGCTTCATTTTTCGTTTCGGAATCAATTTGCACCAATTCCATGAATTCACTAACTAAACGTTCTTCATTAATCATAAAATAAAACCTCCAAAAAAGTTTTCCTCTTTAATTATACTTCTAAAAGCAGCGCCCCGGCAAATAATGTGAAAATGAAGAACCCCGCTTAATGGTCATTTCCCTCCCAAAAGGTCGTTTTAAACTGGTGAATGATGACTTATAAATGATTTCCTTTAATCATGATTTCTTCCCAATATGGAAAAGAGCCCAAAATAGATTTATTTTAGGCTCCTTGCAGTTGGATCACAACGGGATATTGCCGTGTTTTTTCCATGGACGTTTTTCTTTTTTGTTGCGAAGCATTTCAAGTGATTGAATGATCTTAATCCTTGTTTCACGGGGATCAATTACATCATCTACCATTCCAAGGCTCGCAGCAACATATGGATTGGCGAATTTCTCTCGGTACTCTTCTATTTTAGCTGCACGGGTCGCATCTGGATCCTCACTATTTTGAATTTCACGGGCAAAAATGATATTTGCCGCTCCAGCAGAACCCATTACCGCGATTTCGGCATTTGGCCATGCAAACGTTAAATCAGCACCGATGGATTTACTATTAAGGGCCACATAAGCTCCTCCGTATGCTTTACGCAGAATGATCGTCAATTTTGGGACTGTTGCTTCTGAATAAGCGTATAGTAGCTTTGCACCGTGACGGATAATCCCGCCATGCTCTTGTTTAACGCCCGGAAAGAACCCTGAAACATCTTCAAACGTAATTAACGGAATGTTAAACGAGTCACAAAAACGAATAAAACGGGCAGCCTTATCAGATGAATCAATATCCAGTCCTCCTGCCAATACTTTTGGCTGGTTGCAGACAAGCCCCACTGATTTCCCTTTGATTCGCGCTAAACCAATCACTATGTTCTTCGCAAAGCCCTCTTGCACTTCCATAAAGGAATCTTCATCGACAATTTGCTCCAATACTTTCCGAACATCATATGGACGGATCCCTTCATAAGGGACTACATCCGTTAAGTCCGGACGGTAGTCATCGCCTACGTCCGCTTCCAAAACGGGCGGCTTCTCTTCATTGTTTTGTGGAAGATAGCTCAGGAGACGTCTAACGTCGGCCAATACTTGTTCTTCTGTTGCTCCCTTGAAATGCGCATTACCGCTTATGGTATTATGAACAGTCGCTCCACCCAACCCTTCAGATGAAATCTTCTCACCCGTTACCGTTTCAATGACTTTGGGTCCTGTTATGAACATTTGGCTCGTTTTTTCAACCATGAAGACAAAGTCGGTTATGGCTGGGGAATATACGGCCCCGCCAGCACAAGGTCCCATAATAACCGAAATCTGTGGAATGACCCCTGAATAAATGGAATTCCGGTAAAATATTTGGCCATATCCGTCAAGCGAAACTACGCCTTCTTGAATACGCGCCCCACCAGAATCGTTCAAACCTATGAAAGGGGCTCCATTTTCCGCTGCTAAATCCATAACATTGGCAATTTTCAGAGCATGCATTTCACCGAGTGCACCGCCAAATACAGTAAAGTCCTGCGAAAACAGGTAAATGTCGCGGCCGTTCACCTTTCCGTAACCGGTGACAACCCCTTCTCCCGGCCCTTCTTCCTTTTCCATGCCAAAATTGGTATTACGGTGTTTGATAAAAGGATTAAGCTCGATGAAAGTACCTGGATCAACTAAAAGTTCGATTCTTTCCCTTGCGGTAAGTTTGCCCTTATCATGCTGCTTGTCGATCCTTTCTTCTCCGCCGCCCATCTCCACTTTTCGGCGTCTATCATATAAGTCATTGATCGTTTCATATATGTCTGTCATTCCTGCTCCTCCTTTGATTCGGCTCGTTCACAAAGCTCATATAATACACCCGCGGTAGACTTGGGATGAACGAAAGCAACATCTGCATGGTGCGCTCCCTTTCTTGATGAATCATCAATCATGCGCAATCCCGATTCTTTAATTTCTTTAATTCGATCTTCGATACGATCGACGCCAAGCGCCACATGATGAATACCTTCACCGCGTTTTTCAATGAATTTGGCGATTGGACTTGAAGGTGATAACGCTTCCAACAACTCCAAACGGGTATTGCCTGCCAAAATAAAGGCCACTTTTACGCCTTGGTTCTCCACTATCTCAATTCCTTCAAGTTTCAATTTCAGCGTTTCCGTGTAAAGTGGCAAAGTCTCATCAAGTGACTTGACGGCGATCCCGATATGATCGATATTTTTTATCATCATTCAAACCCCCATGCTATGTATTATTGGATGACTCCATTTAAACACTACTAATCTTGCATTAAAGTCTTTTAAGATTCGGAATAATATGAACATTATACTTTTACTTGTTTCTACTAAATGTTCAAGTTAAAATGAAATCAATTAAACTGTTTTGAGGGAGAGAGCATATGGGAAACAAAAAAATAAGAAAGATCGTCGTGTATTTAATGCTTATCTCAATGTTATTAATGAGCTTATTATCAGGTATCGCATTTCTTTTGTAAAAGACATCGTAATGGGGAGGGGAGCAAAAAGCTTCCCTCTCCTTATTTTATCGCCCCGTTTTTCTTTGCCAAAGTTTTGAAATCCTCGTTTGATATGGTAATCAACACCTTAGTGCCGATAGGGACTTTTTCGTACAAACGCTCTACATCGGATTTATGCATCCGTACACAGCCATTTGAGATGTATTTACCTATTGATGATGGCTGATTCGTACCATGAATGCCGTAAATCCTCCCATCGGTATTTCGTGCATCGAATCCAATCCACCGCGACCCCAGAGGGTTTCTGGGATCGCCGCCGGGAATATTCTTTTTACGGTAATAGGGGTTGACCGCTTTTACTTTAACCGTGAAAATCCCTTCAGGTGTCAGTTCCTGACTCTTTCCCGTACCGACCGACAGTATCTCCTTGACCTCGTTTTCATCAATGAACGCCAATTTATTGTTGGCTTTATTGATGATGATAAAAGGATCGCCAGGCTTAACCGATTGAGGTTGGGCATGTACCTGAAGCGGCCACAAAGATAGCATAAGCAACAAAGAAAGGATCCATTTCATTCGTATCAATTCCTTTACCTTTTTGCTTAGTTTAAGCCAAGTGCCTCTTTTTCATTCGGTTGCTGGTCGGCTTGGGTAACCCCTTGAAGGAATGCTTCAATAATAAATAGCGTTCCATTTCCTTCATGAGCTGCAGTAATGCGGCCCTGGATACGAACTCTTCCCGTGTCTGCGGCAGTGCCATTCCCCTAAAATGAATCTCCATTTCTTCAAGCTTCTTCAGATAAAGAATGGCCGTATTTTGTGGATGGACGTTTTCTGCCAGATCTTCTATAAAATCAGCCACTATCCCGCTTTGCTTGACGACCAATGGAATATTCGTGACTAGGGGAAGAATTCGTTCAATGATTTCAAATTGCTTTTCACGCATTTTGAAATAATGGTAATACAGGTCTTCTTCCCTTAAAAAATGATTTTCCACGTCCCTGAAGGCAAGGCTTTTGGCTTGATTAAGAAGATTGGCTGTTTCAGTAATTTCCTTACCATCCCATGTGTGATCATTATCCCTTAAATAGCGGACAATCCCCATCAAGATCGCACTAAAGTTAGTTTCGATACGTTCCTGATAGGCAAGCAGTTTCTTATCGACACTGGGCATGTACAGATTCATGACAAGCGCCACTCCAACACCAACGGCAATTAATATCGTTTCATTGATCAGCAGTGAAAAAGTGATGTCGCCCGACCCATATAGGTGCATGATGATGACGCTACTCGTCACAATCCCCTCATTAATCTTCAAGGCAACTGTTGTTGGAATGAAAATCAAGAGAATCAATCCTATTATCAGTGGATGGAACGCGATGAACTGAAACATTAGGGATGAATAGGCCATTGCGATCAAACAAGCTAAAAACCGGTGCCAGGAGGCATACACCGACTTCTTTTTCGTGACTTGAATGCATAAGATCGTAATGATTCCCGCAGCAGAAAAATACTCCAGGTTAAGCATTTGTGCAATAATGATTGCCAGGGTAACCCCCAAAGCAGTTTTAATCGTTCTGTATCCGATTTTAAACATTGTTATGTATCACCTGGCTCTTTCGCTCTCTATTATAATACTATCAGGAATTCAGATATTTTCACAGTCCTTTGCGAATGAAATTTCCAATTATTCAAAAGACACACTCAAAAATACATTATAGGAATAAAATAAAAAAAGGTAACCTAAACGTTACCTTTTTTTCATAATTATATACTATTTGCTTTAGCTTATAAAACTTTTTCCAAGAAGTCTTTTGCACGCTGGCTTTTCGGATTGGAAAAGAATTCTTCCGGAGCACTTTCCTCAACGAGCAGACCTCCGTCCAGGAATAAGACACGATCGGCCACTTCTTTGGCAAATCCCATTTCATGCGTTACGATCAGCATGGTCATCCCTGTATGTGCCAGTGACTTCATAACCTCGAGCACTTCTTTTACCATCTCGGGATCAAGAGCAGAAGTCGGCTCATCAAAAAGCATTACTTCCGGGTTCATTGCCAATGCCCGTGCAATGGCGACCCTTTGTTTTTGCCCGCCTGACAGACGATTCGGATAAGCTGATTCTTTGTCGGCCAAACCGACTTTAGTCAATAGCTCACGAGCTTGTTTCACTGCCTCAGCCTTTGATAATTTTTTCACCTTCATAGGTGCATATGTCAAATTCTCCAGTACGGTTTTATGAGGAAATAAATGAAAAT
It contains:
- a CDS encoding carboxyl transferase domain-containing protein — its product is MTDIYETINDLYDRRRKVEMGGGEERIDKQHDKGKLTARERIELLVDPGTFIELNPFIKHRNTNFGMEKEEGPGEGVVTGYGKVNGRDIYLFSQDFTVFGGALGEMHALKIANVMDLAAENGAPFIGLNDSGGARIQEGVVSLDGYGQIFYRNSIYSGVIPQISVIMGPCAGGAVYSPAITDFVFMVEKTSQMFITGPKVIETVTGEKISSEGLGGATVHNTISGNAHFKGATEEQVLADVRRLLSYLPQNNEEKPPVLEADVGDDYRPDLTDVVPYEGIRPYDVRKVLEQIVDEDSFMEVQEGFAKNIVIGLARIKGKSVGLVCNQPKVLAGGLDIDSSDKAARFIRFCDSFNIPLITFEDVSGFFPGVKQEHGGIIRHGAKLLYAYSEATVPKLTIILRKAYGGAYVALNSKSIGADLTFAWPNAEIAVMGSAGAANIIFAREIQNSEDPDATRAAKIEEYREKFANPYVAASLGMVDDVIDPRETRIKIIQSLEMLRNKKEKRPWKKHGNIPL
- a CDS encoding DNA polymerase IV yields the protein MKDMYPKNGRVILHVDMNSFYASVEMSYDVSLKGKPLAIAGNVEERRGIIVTCSYEARKFGVKTTMPIWQAKKLCPQLVIQKPNFERYRKASLAIFDVLRQYTEMVEPVSIDEGYLDISECAELGSPLDIAKSIQERIYNTMDLPCSIGIAPNKFLAKTASDMKKPMGITVFRKRDIPEKLWPLQVGEMHGIGDKTSEKLHTIGIMTIGDLAHANDHQLKQLLGINGIRLKDRANGNDPRVVDPEAIFDHKSIGNSTTLPHDTTNQKELIGVLEKLSGKVAVRLKNKRLLGQKIGVTIRYKDRRTITRSRTVPNPVFEKKDILDVATELFMKNWNGEGIRLLGVTAYDVIEKESAFKQLDIFSFKEDAEKEPLYEAMEHLQNKYGENIIKKGLPLKNRSIGIDTSFSKDFFEQSRRHDDSFDKE
- a CDS encoding amino acid ABC transporter ATP-binding protein, with the protein product MIKIDELKKNYGKLEVLKGISTEIGQGEVLAIIGPSGSGKSTFLRCINMLETPTDGQIRFKDQIITEKKTNIMKVRENVGMVFQHFHLFPHKTVLENLTYAPMKVKKLSKAEAVKQARELLTKVGLADKESAYPNRLSGGQKQRVAIARALAMNPEVMLFDEPTSALDPEMVKEVLEVMKSLAHTGMTMLIVTHEMGFAKEVADRVLFLDGGLLVEESAPEEFFSNPKSQRAKDFLEKVL
- a CDS encoding aromatic acid exporter family protein, encoding MFKIGYRTIKTALGVTLAIIIAQMLNLEYFSAAGIITILCIQVTKKKSVYASWHRFLACLIAMAYSSLMFQFIAFHPLIIGLILLIFIPTTVALKINEGIVTSSVIIMHLYGSGDITFSLLINETILIAVGVGVALVMNLYMPSVDKKLLAYQERIETNFSAILMGIVRYLRDNDHTWDGKEITETANLLNQAKSLAFRDVENHFLREEDLYYHYFKMREKQFEIIERILPLVTNIPLVVKQSGIVADFIEDLAENVHPQNTAILYLKKLEEMEIHFRGMALPQTREEFVSRAALLQLMKEMERYLLLKHSFKGLPKPTSNRMKKRHLA
- a CDS encoding L,D-transpeptidase, encoding MKWILSLLLMLSLWPLQVHAQPQSVKPGDPFIIINKANNKLAFIDENEVKEILSVGTGKSQELTPEGIFTVKVKAVNPYYRKKNIPGGDPRNPLGSRWIGFDARNTDGRIYGIHGTNQPSSIGKYISNGCVRMHKSDVERLYEKVPIGTKVLITISNEDFKTLAKKNGAIK
- the prli42 gene encoding stressosome-associated protein Prli42 yields the protein MGNKKIRKIVVYLMLISMLLMSLLSGIAFLL
- the mce gene encoding methylmalonyl-CoA epimerase, producing the protein MMIKNIDHIGIAVKSLDETLPLYTETLKLKLEGIEIVENQGVKVAFILAGNTRLELLEALSPSSPIAKFIEKRGEGIHHVALGVDRIEDRIKEIKESGLRMIDDSSRKGAHHADVAFVHPKSTAGVLYELCERAESKEEQE
- a CDS encoding tripeptidase T, encoding MINEERLVSEFMELVQIDSETKNEAAIAKVLKEKFGALGVEVFEDDTTAVTGHGAGNLVCTLKGMKEGVDTIYFTSHMDTVVPGNGIKPSIKDGYIVSDGTTILGADDKAGLAVMLETLKVLKEQNIEHGTIEFIITVGEESGLVGAKALDRSLVTAKFGFALDSDGKVGNIVVAAPTQAKVSATILGKTAHAGVAPEKGVSAITIAAKAISRMPLGRIDEETTANIGRFQGGQQTNIVCDHVEILAEARSLIPEKMEKQVARMKEAFETAAIEMGGRAEVEVNVMYPGFKYGAGDHVVEIARKAAEKIGRPCELVKSGGGSDANVIAGFGIPTVNLAVGYEDIHTTNERIPVEELTKLAEMVVSIIKEVSGE
- the gndA gene encoding NADP-dependent phosphogluconate dehydrogenase → MTKQQIGVIGLAVMGKNLAFNIESRGYSISVFNRSGSKTDEMMKEAEGKNVTATYTLEEFVDSLETPRKILLMVKAGAATDATIEQLKPLLDKGDIVIDGGNTFFKDTQRRNEELSQLGIHFIGTGVSGGEEGALTGPSIMPGGQKEAYELVAPILKDISAKVDGDACCTYIGPNGAGHYVKMVHNGIEYGDMQLISESYFLLKNLLGLSAEEFHEVFTEWNEGELDSYLIEITADIFKKYDEETGKPMVDVILDKAGQKGTGKWTSQSALDLGVPLPIITESVFARFISAIKDERVAASKILRGPKAESFTGDKKALIENIRKALYMSKICSYAQGFAQMKAASEENDWNLQYGEIAMIFRGGCIIRAQFLQKIKEAYDREANLNNLLLDPYFQGIVESYQGALREVVSTAVMNGIPVPCLSSALAYFDSYRTETLPANLIQAQRDYFGAHTYQRIDKEGTFHTEWMEK